In Desulfonatronospira thiodismutans ASO3-1, the sequence CAGCACAGCAAGCAGTAAGTATTGAAACGTTTTCAATCGCAACTCTTCCTTGTGGTTTTAAATATGGCCACTACCAGGAATATCCCTACAACGCCGGCCCCGACCACAGCTTCTGTAAAGCCGACATCTACAGCACCGAGGGAGACCATGATCAGGGCCACAGTAAAGCTGTATATGGTCAAAGTAACCGTGGCCGCCAGGAGATTTTTTAAGTTTAGAGCTATCAGGGCAGCCACCAGCAGTATGATGAACAGTGGAAATTCAATTTCCCAAGGCATATCTTAGCCCTCTTTTTTTTGTTTCCTGGTCCAGGGTTTGACCCCGTGCAGCATGGCCCTTCTGGACAGGGCATGAGCGGCTACAGGGCTGGTGAGGGCCACAAAGGCGGCCACCAGAAGCATTTTTACGCTTACCAGGTTGAAGCCTTCAAACAGGGCCAGGCCAAGTATGAAGAGCATAATGCCCAGGGTGTCCACCTTGGTTGCGGCGTGGGCCCGGCAGTAAACATCAGGAAAGCGAAGGATGCCGATACTGCCTGCAAGCATGAACACCGCCCCTGCCAGCATAAATATAATCGCCAGAGCATCTATTATAACTACCATTTTTTATGGCCTCTTTACGGATGCGGTCCTGAAATAACGGGCTACCGCAATGACCCCGATAAAATTGAGCACGGCATAACCCAGAGCAATGTCTACAAACATACCCGGTCGACCATATACCAGGCCGAACAGCAGGACCAGGGTTATGATTTTGGCCCCTACCGCAGCAGCCCCCAGAAGGCGGTCGAATACAGTAGGTCCTTTCAGCACGCGGTAGAAGGGAAGAAGCAATACCAGAACCAGGGCTGCGGATATGAGAATAAAGAAGGTCTGCATCAGGCCTTATCCTCCTCTTGGTGCTCCATGGCCTTTTTGATCTCTTTGCCTCTTTTGAGTATGCACACGCCATTGCACATTTCTTCGGGAGTGCATCGGCGCAGGTACAGCCTGCCCACCCTGGATTCCATGTCGCCGCTTACAAGATCCTCTTCAACCTCGTCCACTATGGCGTGCACTGTAAATTGATTTTCGTATATATCCAGAGTAAGTGTGCCTGGCGTAAGGCTGATGGAGTTGCCCAGTATGACTTTGGCTATGGGATTGGGCAGTCTGGATTCAAAGGTGACCACCATGGGATTGATGGGCATCCGGGGATGCAGGGTGAGATAGGCGACAAAAGCTGCAGACTTGGCGATCTGCCACAACAGCCAGGGAATGTAGAGTAAAAGTCTGGAGAAATAGATCTGATGGCCGGAGAGGTATTCGCCGCTGCTTAGAGGAATGTGGCGAACACCCATATTGAGCCAGACAACAAAGGCAACTGAAATGATGCCGTAAAAAATGGGTTCCGGGTAGAAGCGTCCGCTTAGTACCAGCCACAGGGCCATAAGCAGTACGGCTTGAATTATGATTCCCCTGTGCTGTACAAGGAATCCTGGATGGGATCTGTCGCCGGAGCTGATTTGAGCCATATCGGGAACCTGTACGGTTGAAGGTTTTATCGGTTCAGGAGGTTCTCATCAGTTCGAATTAAAAGCTCATTTAGAGGGTTTTGTGTCGACTGTCAACAGAAAAAACTTACAAAAGCTTGACAGAATTCAGGGTTTCATCAATCCTGCCAGGGTAAAAGCCGCGTTGCCACTGGCTTTTATTGTTTTCAGGGCAAAATGATTGACCTCTTAAATTAAAGTGATTGGTTTGCTGAATTAGTTCAGTAAATGGTGGTGCAGTACAATTTTTTAAGCAAATCAAGCAGGTAAGTTTACCCATGAATATGCGAGAGATTTTTCTTGGAGCTGTTTTTCTTCTTGTTTTTACATTGCCGGCTGCAACCCCGTCACCGGCCTCGGATGAGCCCGGTGAGAAGAAGAGCAAGATAGATACTTGTACTGCCATTGACCAGAGGCTCAGCAGCGTAAGCCTTGGTGACTGCGTGGAAGGGGGGCTGCTTGAATCCGGTGCATATTCCGTGCGGGGACATCCTCTGCTGGTCAAGGAGTATCCACCACTTGAAAGGCGTGCTCCCCAGAGCCGGGTCTTAGTTGTGGGCGGAACTCACGGAGACGAATATTCTTCCATAAGCGTAACCTTCAAATGGATGCAGATACTGGATGAGCATCATTCCGGGCTTTTTCACTGGATTTTTGTGCCCCTTCTAAATCCTGACGGTCTTTTTGAGCGCCCGGCCACCAGGACCAATGCCCGGGGAGTGGATATAAACCGCAACAAGCCCTCGCCTCTCTGGAGGGAAGTGGGTTATACCCGCTGGCAGGAAATGACGGATGAGAATCCGCGCTATTACCCGGGTCCTTATCCTGTGAGTGAGCCGGAGACGGAATTTCTGGTGCATTTGATCCGTAGTTTCAGGCCGGATGCCGTTATTTCGCTGCACTCCCCCCTGAACCTGGTGGACTATGACGGACCGGGTAACCCTCCGCGCAGTCTTGGCAGCCTGTGGCTTAGAAGGCTGGGCAACTTTCCCGGCACCCTGGGCAATTTTGCAGGCAAGAAAATGGGTATTCCGGTAATAACTGTGGAACTGGCCTCATCAGCGCGCATGCCCTCCGGGGGCGAGATTTCCTCCATGTGGCGCGACCTGGTGCGCTGGCTCATAAACGAAACCCCTGTAGAGCCAGGTCCGGGGCAGCTGCAGGCCCTGGATCAGGATATGCAGCTTAGAAAGGAATTTTTCGGGAAATGATTCTGTAAATTTGGGTTTCAGGGATTGGGGAATTCAGGTATTCGGGAATTTAGGAATTCAGGAATTTTGGGATTGGGGGATTCTAAATCAGAGGTCAGAATCAGAGATCACGGGTCAGAGATCAGAAATCAGTAGACGTTGGGGATTGGGGAATTAAGGGATTCAGGATTGGGGGGTTGGGGGGAGGATGAATTCATAAAGAGAGCAAGATAGCCCCTATCTTTCAAAGAAGTAATGATTATTATCTTTACAACTGAAATTTAAAGTCATAAAAAGAAATTGGAATAATTGTTTCATCAACCAGAAAAATAAGGAGCTTTTTTCATGAGCAGGGAAAATTTTAAGAACTGGGTCTGCAAGGCTGTGGAAATGGAAGAAAAGGGCAAGGCCTTTTATGAGCAGGCAGCCAAAGAATGTACAACACAGATGGGGCAGAAGATTTTCTCCATGCTTCGCGATGACGAGATCCAGCACATACAAAGAATCCGGGAGATCGAAAAGGCCCTTGACCAGGATTCCGGACTGGAGCAGGCCTGTTGCATGGATGATATGGGAAGCGATGCTGGACAGGCCTTTAAAGAGCTTGCGGAAAAGGTCAAATCCGAAAAGCCGTGCGATTCTACTGCCAAGGCCCTCAATGCCGGCATTGATTTTGAATTGGCCCTGGTCAAGTTTTACGAAGAGGCCCTGGAAAAAGCCTCCGAGGACCTGGAGCGCGATTTCTTAAAGCGCATGATTCAGGAGGAAAAGGGGCATTACGTGCTTTTAAGCGATATGCAGTACTATTACGAGGACCCGGAAGGCTGGGCCCTGGGTAAAGCCAGGTCCGGACTGGACGGGGCATAGGTTTATTATGCGCCGGGAGTTGAACATACTAATCGGCGGAGAGGCGGGGCAGGGCCTGGTCACTGTTGGAGAACTGCTGACCAGGGCCCTTATCCGTTCAGGCTACCAGGTACATGTCACCCAGAGCTACATGTCGAGAATCAGGGGCGGGCACAATACCTATGCTGTACGGGCCGGGATTGAAAATGTGCATGGCCCGGCTCAAGGAATAGATATCCTGGTGGCCCTGAACTCTGAAACCCTTGAGCTGCACCGGGAGGAGCTGACTCCAGGCGCGGTGGCCCTGAAGGACAAAAACGCCCAGGCTTCAGATTTAGAGGCAGTAGACATCCCTTTTGCAGACCTGGCCGGGTCCGCATTGTACGAAAATGTGGTGGGCCTGGGCGTTCTAAGTTATATCCTGGGCCTGGACCGGGAGATGCCGGCCGGATGCATCCGTTCTGCTTTCGAGCAAAAAAAGCCGGAAGCAGTGGACAAAAATCTGGAGGTTCTGGACAAGGCCTATGCATTTGCATCCAAGAGCGGTGTTGCCGGTTTCAACTTAGATGAGCCCAAAGGCAGTGCCGGTCTGATGCTTGCAGGCAACCAGGCTCTTGCCCTGGGGGCCCTGTGCGCCGGAGCAAATTTCTGCTCGTATTATCCCATGACCCCTTCCACCGGTATTCCCATGACCTTGAATTCTTACGCCCGGGATTTCGGTATGGTTGTGGAACAGGCAGAGGATGAGATTGCAGCCATAAACATGGCCCTGGGGGCCTCCTATGCCGGGGCCAGGTCCATGGTGGCCACCTCCGGAGGAGGCTTTGCTCTTATGTGCGAGGGTGTGAGCCTGTCCGGCATGACCGAGACTCCTGTTGTCATAGTGGTAGGGCAGCGCCCTGGCCCGGCTACGGGGCTTCCCACCCGTACCGAGCAGGGAGATCTCAACTTAGTGCTCTACTCCGGGCACGGGGAATTTCCAAGGGCCGTGCTGGCTCCTGCAGACCCCGGGCAATGCTTTGTCCTGGCCCGCAGGGCCTTTGACCTGGCCGAGAAAAGCCAGGGGCCGGTTTTTATCCTCACGGATCAGTATCTGGCCGACTCCTACCGTAACGTTCACCTGCCTGATCCGGAAATCCTGGAACCGGTTGCCTCCCCGGAAGTCTGCGGGGAAGTACAGGAAGAATATGAAAGGTACGCCTTTACCCCAAGTGGAGTATCGCCGCGCATTATACCTGCCATGTCCCGCTGCTTAGTGGTCCTGGACAGCGACGAGCATACCCCGGACGGACACATTACCGAGGATCTGCAGGTACGTAAAAAAATGGTGGACAAAAGGCTGAAAAAGGGAGATATCCTCAAGCAGGAAGTAATCCTTCCGGCATATACAGGCCCGCAAAACCCAAAAGACCTGCTGGTCTGCTGGGGCTCCACCCGGGGACCGGCCCTGGAGGCCAGGGAAATCATGGGGTCTGAAAATACTGCTGTGCTGCACTTTTCCCAGGTGTGGCCTCTGGATGCGGAGCATTTCAGGGATTACCTGCAGCGGGCGCAACGGGTTGTATTTGTTGAATCCAATGCCACGGCACAGTTCGCCCAGCTGGTGAGCAGCATGGTCCAGCCGGCTAATATGGCCTATGTGTTGCGTTACGACGGTCTGCCCCTGGATGGACAGTATATTGCAGATAATATCCTGTAAGCCCTCACCGGGGCTCGCCCGGGACATGACCTGAGAGTCACTGAAGGGAAATGGTCATTTAGATTCGAACCACCCCCGGCCCCTCCTTAGCCAAGGCGGGGAGTAGACCGTGCTATGTATACAATGCTAAACCCTGATGACTGCAACATGCTTAAATAATTAAGTTGAAATTGTATTTAATCAGAAGGATGATTTATGGTTTCCATGGAGGATTTTGGAAGTTTTGAAACGGCCTGGTGCCCTGGATGCGGCAATCACAGCATACTTAAGTGCGTCAAAGAGGCCCTGGTGCAGATGGAACTTGAACCGCACCAGTGTATTTTTGTCTCCGGCATCGGCCAGGCGGCCAAATCTCCGCACTACCTGCGGACCAATGTTTATAATGGCCTGCACGGCAGGGCTCTGCCTGCGGCCACCGGAATCAAGCTGGCCAACCCGCAGGCCGTGGTCATCGCCCAGAGCGGGGACGGCTGCAACTACGGCGAGGGAGGCAACCATTTCCTGGCGGCCCTGCGCCGCAATATCAATGTTACCCTGCTGGCCCACGACAACCAGATTTACGGGCTGACCAAGGGCCAGGCCAGCCCTACCACCGCCAGGGGGCAAAAGACCAAGGCCCAGCCCGCGGGCAATCCTTCCGAGGCCTTTAACCCTGTGGGAGTGGCTGTGGCCATGCAGGCGGGGATGGTGGCCCGGGGGTTTGCAGGCATGCAGGATCACCTGACCGAGATGATAGTCAAGGCTGTCCAGCATCCGGGGTTCAGCCTGGTGGATATACTGCAGCCCTGCGTAAGTTTCAATAAAGTCAATACCTTTGCCTGGTATAAAGAGCGCTGCTATATCCCGGAAGATCATGATCCACAAAACTGGGAGCAGGCCATGGCCCTTTCCAGGCAGTGGGATGAGGGGATACCACTGGGAGTTATCTATCAGAGTCATAAGCCGACTTTTGAAGAAAGCCTCCCCCATCCAACGGGTGAACCCCTCTTTAATAACCGGCCCTCAATACAAAAGCTAAATGAGGTAATGTCCTCTTTTGCCTGATTGGTGGGCGTGTGCAGGAAACACAGTGGCAGGGTTTTAAATCAGGTTTTTAAATCAAGCAGGAGGTTAAAATGAAAAGGGGAGTATGGTCGACTTTAGTTGCTTTATTTATTTGCATGGCCATGCTTGGGGCATCCCATGCCTGGGCAGAGGAAATGGACAATTTTCCGGAGGAAAACATCCAGGTACCCGAAGAGGCGGTACACCAGGATTACCTGGGAATTTCCGACAATGAAAATTTTGTAATCGGGGATGTACAGGCTGACCTGGTCCTGGTGCAGGTGTTCAGCATGTACTGTCCCATCTGTCAGAGGGAGGCCCCGGACGTAAACGACCTCTATGATATGATACATGAACAGGGGCTGGAAGAGTCCATCAAGATTTTTGGAATCGCACCCGGCAATTCCAGCTTTGAGGTCAGCGTATACCGGGATCGCTATGAAGTGGAGTTTCCTTTGATTCCGGACCCGGATTTTGTATGGCATAAATATCTGGGTGAGGTGGGAACACCTACGTATTATGCTGTAGATCCCGAAAACGGCCGCATCCTGCATTCCCATACCGGACCTTTCCGGGATGGAGTTGAGGCGTACCTGGAAGAAGTAAAGGCTCATCTGTGAGGAGGTGACATGATATGAAAGGTATCAAGACAATTATTTTGTTCCTGGCTTTGTTTCTGGCTTCTCCGGGCCTTTCCCCGGCTGACGAAGGCGCAATCTATGATCCCGGGGAATTAAAACCCATTGACAGTGAGATAAAAGTAGAAGAAGGAGATGAGGCCATTGATTTTACCCTGCCTGCTGTGGGGGGAGAAGAAATCAGCCTGTCCCAGTACAGGGGGGAAAAGAATGTAATGCTCTCCTTTGTTCCGGCCGCCTGGACCCCTGTGTGCTCGGATCAATGGCCGGGATACAATATTGCCAGGCATTTTTTTGATGACAACGACACCATCATTCTGGGTATTACCACAGATAATGTGCCTTCTCAGTACTCCTGGATAAAATCCATGGGTGGGCTGTGGTTTCCGGTACTTTCAGACTTCTGGCCCCACGGGGAAGTGGCTGAAAAGTACGGCATCCTGCGGGGAGACGGTACTGCAGAGCGGGCCACAATCATTGTGGACAAGGAAGGAATCATAAGATTTGCGCACGTTGAGGACATAAACAGGCGGCCTCCACTGGAGATGCTTGTTGAAGCCATGGAAAAGCTGCCCTGAACGCCTTGAAAGATATAACCGCCGAATAATGTTTACACCCTGTGGAAACTACTGAACTGACATTTCCGGGGGGGCCGGGGGGGCTTGCCTTCAAGCCCCCCCAACAATTTTAAAAGGCCTTCCAGATTCTCCATGTACAGCCTGAAGCGTTTTTTTCGCTTCTGGTATCTTAAACTGCTCCGCATCAGGGAAAGCCCGCATAACGTGGCCATGGGCCTGTCCCTGGGAGTATTAGTGGGCTGTCTGCCCATCATCCCCCTGCAGACTGTTGCCGCCGTAATTCTGGCCTTTTTCTTCAAGTGCAGTAAGATCGCCGCTGCAATCGGCACCTGGATAACCAATCCCCTGTATGCCCCTTTTGTTTTTTACGGAATGTATCTGCTGGGCAGGGCGGTCATTCCTGTGGGAAAAAAAGAATTCGAGCCCGAGGATCTGACCCTGCTAAACATCGTCAACCTGGGATGGGATTTCTTTTTGCTCATGCTTGCCGGGGGAGTAATAGTCGGGCTTACTCTGGCCTTTTTGACCTATCTGGTCAGTGTGCGCATGGTTTATCTGTACCGGCAAAAAAGGTCCCTGCGCATGCAGCTTAAAAGGTTGAGGGAAAGATGATTCATGCCCCGGCCAAAAAAAGCCTGGGCCAGAATTTCCTCCAGGATATGAACATAGCCCGCAAGATCGTGGATGCCCTGGAGCCGGGACACAAAGACCGCGTCTTAGAAATAGGTCCTGGAAAAGGGGTGCTGACTGCTCTTCTGGCCGACCGGGCAGGACTGGTCCTGGGTGTGGAAAAGGATTATTTCCTGACATTTGCTCTTGACCGGTGTCCAGGACTTCAGGCAGTAAACATGGACGCACTTCAGCTTGACTGGTCCAGGCTTGACCGCTGGCCCGGACTGAAAATTATAGGCAATCTGCCCTACAACATCGCCCAGACGCTTCTCTGGGATATGGCCGCCGGATGCAGAAGCTTTGACAGGGCCGTGGTCATGGTCCAGAAGGAAGTGGCCCAGAGGATTACGGCAGGGCCGGGAGGCAAGGAATACGGGGCGCTTTCCATCTGGCTGCAGTCATTTACAACCCCCAGGGTGCTCTTTAATGTGTCTCCAGGGGTTTTCC encodes:
- a CDS encoding DUF2062 domain-containing protein; the encoded protein is MPSSPPNNFKRPSRFSMYSLKRFFRFWYLKLLRIRESPHNVAMGLSLGVLVGCLPIIPLQTVAAVILAFFFKCSKIAAAIGTWITNPLYAPFVFYGMYLLGRAVIPVGKKEFEPEDLTLLNIVNLGWDFFLLMLAGGVIVGLTLAFLTYLVSVRMVYLYRQKRSLRMQLKRLRER
- the rsmA gene encoding 16S rRNA (adenine(1518)-N(6)/adenine(1519)-N(6))-dimethyltransferase RsmA; this encodes MIHAPAKKSLGQNFLQDMNIARKIVDALEPGHKDRVLEIGPGKGVLTALLADRAGLVLGVEKDYFLTFALDRCPGLQAVNMDALQLDWSRLDRWPGLKIIGNLPYNIAQTLLWDMAAGCRSFDRAVVMVQKEVAQRITAGPGGKEYGALSIWLQSFTTPRVLFNVSPGVFRPRPSVDSSVLELRPLPADKIFFVPRDLARVVKTMFQNRRKQLGRILKTYWNDRRKIALEQCGLDPRARPEQLSPEDFQGLSKCLFSE
- a CDS encoding ferritin family protein; this translates as MSRENFKNWVCKAVEMEEKGKAFYEQAAKECTTQMGQKIFSMLRDDEIQHIQRIREIEKALDQDSGLEQACCMDDMGSDAGQAFKELAEKVKSEKPCDSTAKALNAGIDFELALVKFYEEALEKASEDLERDFLKRMIQEEKGHYVLLSDMQYYYEDPEGWALGKARSGLDGA
- a CDS encoding 2-oxoacid:acceptor oxidoreductase subunit alpha, translating into MRRELNILIGGEAGQGLVTVGELLTRALIRSGYQVHVTQSYMSRIRGGHNTYAVRAGIENVHGPAQGIDILVALNSETLELHREELTPGAVALKDKNAQASDLEAVDIPFADLAGSALYENVVGLGVLSYILGLDREMPAGCIRSAFEQKKPEAVDKNLEVLDKAYAFASKSGVAGFNLDEPKGSAGLMLAGNQALALGALCAGANFCSYYPMTPSTGIPMTLNSYARDFGMVVEQAEDEIAAINMALGASYAGARSMVATSGGGFALMCEGVSLSGMTETPVVIVVGQRPGPATGLPTRTEQGDLNLVLYSGHGEFPRAVLAPADPGQCFVLARRAFDLAEKSQGPVFILTDQYLADSYRNVHLPDPEILEPVASPEVCGEVQEEYERYAFTPSGVSPRIIPAMSRCLVVLDSDEHTPDGHITEDLQVRKKMVDKRLKKGDILKQEVILPAYTGPQNPKDLLVCWGSTRGPALEAREIMGSENTAVLHFSQVWPLDAEHFRDYLQRAQRVVFVESNATAQFAQLVSSMVQPANMAYVLRYDGLPLDGQYIADNIL
- a CDS encoding M14 family murein peptide amidase A — encoded protein: MNMREIFLGAVFLLVFTLPAATPSPASDEPGEKKSKIDTCTAIDQRLSSVSLGDCVEGGLLESGAYSVRGHPLLVKEYPPLERRAPQSRVLVVGGTHGDEYSSISVTFKWMQILDEHHSGLFHWIFVPLLNPDGLFERPATRTNARGVDINRNKPSPLWREVGYTRWQEMTDENPRYYPGPYPVSEPETEFLVHLIRSFRPDAVISLHSPLNLVDYDGPGNPPRSLGSLWLRRLGNFPGTLGNFAGKKMGIPVITVELASSARMPSGGEISSMWRDLVRWLINETPVEPGPGQLQALDQDMQLRKEFFGK
- a CDS encoding Na+/H+ antiporter subunit E, translated to MAQISSGDRSHPGFLVQHRGIIIQAVLLMALWLVLSGRFYPEPIFYGIISVAFVVWLNMGVRHIPLSSGEYLSGHQIYFSRLLLYIPWLLWQIAKSAAFVAYLTLHPRMPINPMVVTFESRLPNPIAKVILGNSISLTPGTLTLDIYENQFTVHAIVDEVEEDLVSGDMESRVGRLYLRRCTPEEMCNGVCILKRGKEIKKAMEHQEEDKA
- the mnhG gene encoding monovalent cation/H(+) antiporter subunit G, giving the protein MVVIIDALAIIFMLAGAVFMLAGSIGILRFPDVYCRAHAATKVDTLGIMLFILGLALFEGFNLVSVKMLLVAAFVALTSPVAAHALSRRAMLHGVKPWTRKQKKEG
- a CDS encoding peroxiredoxin is translated as MKGIKTIILFLALFLASPGLSPADEGAIYDPGELKPIDSEIKVEEGDEAIDFTLPAVGGEEISLSQYRGEKNVMLSFVPAAWTPVCSDQWPGYNIARHFFDDNDTIILGITTDNVPSQYSWIKSMGGLWFPVLSDFWPHGEVAEKYGILRGDGTAERATIIVDKEGIIRFAHVEDINRRPPLEMLVEAMEKLP
- a CDS encoding monovalent cation/H+ antiporter complex subunit F, whose translation is MQTFFILISAALVLVLLLPFYRVLKGPTVFDRLLGAAAVGAKIITLVLLFGLVYGRPGMFVDIALGYAVLNFIGVIAVARYFRTASVKRP
- a CDS encoding peroxiredoxin family protein, which codes for MKRGVWSTLVALFICMAMLGASHAWAEEMDNFPEENIQVPEEAVHQDYLGISDNENFVIGDVQADLVLVQVFSMYCPICQREAPDVNDLYDMIHEQGLEESIKIFGIAPGNSSFEVSVYRDRYEVEFPLIPDPDFVWHKYLGEVGTPTYYAVDPENGRILHSHTGPFRDGVEAYLEEVKAHL
- a CDS encoding 2-oxoacid:ferredoxin oxidoreductase subunit beta — its product is MVSMEDFGSFETAWCPGCGNHSILKCVKEALVQMELEPHQCIFVSGIGQAAKSPHYLRTNVYNGLHGRALPAATGIKLANPQAVVIAQSGDGCNYGEGGNHFLAALRRNINVTLLAHDNQIYGLTKGQASPTTARGQKTKAQPAGNPSEAFNPVGVAVAMQAGMVARGFAGMQDHLTEMIVKAVQHPGFSLVDILQPCVSFNKVNTFAWYKERCYIPEDHDPQNWEQAMALSRQWDEGIPLGVIYQSHKPTFEESLPHPTGEPLFNNRPSIQKLNEVMSSFA
- a CDS encoding hydrogenase subunit MbhD domain-containing protein, translating into MPWEIEFPLFIILLVAALIALNLKNLLAATVTLTIYSFTVALIMVSLGAVDVGFTEAVVGAGVVGIFLVVAIFKTTRKSCD